The following are encoded together in the Triticum dicoccoides isolate Atlit2015 ecotype Zavitan chromosome 6B, WEW_v2.0, whole genome shotgun sequence genome:
- the LOC119323357 gene encoding uncharacterized protein LOC119323357, translating to MAPQQESNKDGGAATTPTTEEEEEEEEEDEEEHHRHGERPLLLACEQEQDAGKPLPLPVKRRRRSSSLSRSSRSGEQGWQEEAAGPGGGARSLSFSRLFSSFRMTATTSSSTLDIDELAAAEDGCAEQWQWRSQSKRQHPKPPVCRTQSMPMATISRRLPAHGGKKRVADSSSLRRFRVSLSSVPMPLPESAPPPSSPSPSEEAGEEEEEVGEEEAVCRICMVALLEEEEEGGEAAGDGVLKLECRCKGELALAHRRCALKWFGIKGDPNCDVCGHDVLNLPVTLRRVAAPPPPPPPPLTAGNGNGSTSQEEEQEARERRGLRGVWRHGTVILVTVSMLAYFCFLEQLLVGDHGNAAAALAVSAPFAVVLGTFSALTTAGMASSRRYVWAYSALQFLLVVLFTHLFYRYVRLQAVIAIILSAFAGFGVAICANAVLLQAARWRAATAARRPPPPSSDLDTPQP from the exons ATGGCTCCTCAGCAG GAGAGCAACAaggacggcggcgccgcgaccacgccgacgacggaggaagaagaagaggaagaggaggaggacgaggaagagcaTCATCGCCATGGCGAGCGGCCGCTGCTCTTGGCGTGTGAGCAGGAACAGGATGCCGGCAAGCCATTGCCATTGCCGGtgaagaggagaaggaggagcaGCAGCCTGAGTAGATCATCAAGATCAGGCGAGCAGGGGTggcaggaggaggcggccgggcccGGCGGCGGCGCACGGTCGCTGTCCTTCTCCAggctcttcagcagcttcaggatgacggccaccacctcctcctctaccTTGGACATTGACGAGCTAGCTGCCGCTGAAGACGGCTGTGCA gagcAATGGCAATGGCGATCGCAGTCCAAGCGGCAACATCCGAAGCCGCCGGTGTGCCGGACGCAGTCGATGCCGATGGCCACCATTTCTAGGAGGCTGCCCGCCCATGGCGGCAAGAAGCGGGTGGCGGACTCGAGCTCCCTGCGCCGGTTCCGGGTGTCCTTGTCGTCGGTGCCCATGCCATTGCCGGAGTCGGCGCCGCCACCCTCTTCGCCATCGCCGTCAGAAGaagcaggagaggaggaagaggaggtgggggaggaggaggcggtgtgCCGGATCTGCATGgtggcgctgctggaggaggaggaggaaggaggggaagcGGCAGGCGACGGCGTGCTGAAGCTGGAGTGCCGGTGCAAGGGCGAGCTGGCCCTAGCGCACCGCCGCTGCGCGCTCAAGTGGTTCGGCATCAAGGGCGACCCCAACTGCGACGTCTGCGGCCACGATGTCCTCAACCTCCCCGTCACCCTCCGCCGCGTCGCCGCCCCTcccccaccaccacctcctcccctcACCGCCGGCAATGGCAATGGCAGCACCAGCCAAGAGGAAGAGCAAGAAGCAAGAGAAAGAAGAGGGCTGAGAGGTGTGTGGCGGCACGGGACGGTGATCCTGGTGACGGTGAGCATGCTGGCCTACTTCTGCTTCCTGGAGCAGCTGCTGGTGGGCGACCACGGCAACgcggccgccgccctcgccgtctCGGCGCCCTTCGCCGTCGTGCTCGGCACCTTCTCGGCGCTCACCACCGCCGGGATGGCCTCGTCGAGAAGGTACGTGTGGGCCTACTCGGCGCTGCAGTTCCTGCTGGTCGTCCTCTTCACCCACCTCTTCTACCGCTACGTCAGGCTCCAGGCCGTCATCGCCATCATCCTCTCCGCCTTCGCCGGCTTCGGCGTCGCCATCTGCGCCAACGCCGTGCTGCTCCAGGCCGCCCGCTGGAGggccgccactgccgcccgacgCCCCCCGCCGCCGTCGTCGGACCTCGATACCCCTCAGCCATAG
- the LOC119323356 gene encoding protein disulfide isomerase-like 1-4: protein MAAMPMPTPRSLLLLLLLATPFLLLPLAASASVPTSNPDIDLEYLIKNAGLDDAPSDDPEDWLDDGAPASPGDDLGADYDEEDLFGDDDGPEESSQGPSAADEAHVLLLTGGNFTSVLAARRHVMVEFYAPWCGHCRALAPHYAAAAAHLAADGVDVALAKVDATEEHDLAQAHGVQGYPTLLFFIDGVPRDYSGERTKDAIVAWIGKKLGPAVQNLTAVDEAEKVVTGDDVAVLAFLNHLSGAHSDELAAASRLEDTISFYQTTSPDVAKLFHIDPEAKRPSVVLLKKEEEKLTVFDGEFRASAIAEFVSANKIPLITTLTQETAPAIFDNPIKKQILLFAVAKESAKFLPIIKETAKSFKGKLLFVFVERDNEEVGEPVANYFGITGQETTVLAYTGNEDAKKFFFTGEISLDSIKEFAHDFLEDKLTPSYKSDPVPESNDEDVKVVVGKSLDQIVLDESKDVLLEVYAPWCGHCQSLEPIYNKLAKYLRGIDSLVIAKMDGTNNEHPRAKPDGFPTILFYPAGKKSFEPITFEGDRTVVEMYKFLKKHAAIPFKLKRPDSSAARTDSADGPGSTTDSEKSSGSNPKDEL from the exons ATGGCGGCGATGCCGATGCCCACGCCCCGATCTctcctgctgctcctcctcctcgccacccccttcctcctcctccccctcgccgCCTCCGCCTCAGTCCCCACCTCCAACCCGGACATCGACCTGGAGTACCTCATCAAGAACGCCGGCCTCGACGACGCCCCCAGCGACGACCCCGAGGACTGGCTCGACGACGGCGCTCCCGCCTCCCCCGGCGACGACCTCGGCGCCGACTACGACGAGGAGGACCTcttcggcgacgacgacgggccggAGGAGTCCTCCCAGGGCCCCTCGGCGGCCGACGAGGCCCACGTGCTCCTCCTCACCGGCGGCAACTTCACCTCCGTCCTGGCCGCGCGCCGCCACGTGATGGTCGAGTTCTACGCGCCCTGGTGCGGCCACTGCCGCGCGCTCGCGCCCCACTACGCCGCCGCCGCGGCGCACCTCGCCGCGGACGGTGTCGACGTGGCGCTGGCCAAGGTGGACGCCACGGAGGAGCACGACCTGGCGCAGGCGCACGGCGTGCAGGGCTACCCCACCCTCCTCTTCTTCATCGACGGCGTGCCCAGGGACTACTCCGGCGAGAGGACCAA GGACGCCATTGTGGCTTGGATCGGCAAGAAGCTGGGCCCTGCGGTGCAGAACCTCACCGCCGTCGACGAGGCCGAGAAGGTCGTCACCGGCGACGACGTGGCCGTGCTCGCCTTCCTCAATCACCTCTCG GGTGCTCACAGTGATGAGCTTGCTGCCGCTTCAAGGCTGGAAGATACAATCAGCTTCTATCAGACTACAAGCCCTGATGTAGCCAAGCTTTTCCACATTGACCCGGAGGCAAAACGCCCATCAGTAGTCCTGCTCAAGAAAGAGGAGGAGAAGTTGACCGTTTTTG ATGGCGAGTTCAGAGCGTCTGCGATTGCCGAGTTTGTTTCCGCCAACAAAATCCCATTGATCACCACACTCACACAGGAGACCGCCCCTGCGATTTTcgacaacccgatcaagaagcaa ATTTTGCTATTCGCTGTTGCGAAGGAGTCCGCAAAATTCCTGCCCATCATTAAGGAAACAGCAAAGTCATTCAAGGGGAAG CTTTTATTTGTCTTTGTGGAGCGTGACAATGAGGAAGTTGGTGAACCTGTTGCCAATTACTTTGGAATTACTGGACAAGAGACCACG GTTCTTGCTTACACTGGGAATGAAGACGCTAAGAAGTTTTTCTTCACCGGTGAAATATCACTGGACAGCATTAAG GAATTTGCTCATGATTTCCTGGAGGACAAGCTGACACCGTCCTACAAGTCTGACCCAGTACCTGAATCC AACGATGAGGACGTCAAAGTTGTTGTTGGCAAGAGTCTAGATCAAATAGTTCTGGATGAGTCAAAGGATGTCCTTTTGGAG GTGTATGCGCCATGGTGTGGGCATTGTCAGTCACTGGAACCTATCTACAACAAGCTGGCCAAGTATCTCCGTGGCATCGACTCCCTTGTAATAGCCAAAATGGACGGCACAAACAATGAGCATCCTCGTGCCAAG CCCGATGGGTTCCCCACGATACTCTTCTACCCAGCTGGGAAGAAAAGCTTTGAGCCT ATAACTTTCGAGGGGGACCGGACAGTGGTAGAGATGTACAAGTTCCTCAAGAAGCATGCCGCCATCCCTTTCAAGCTCAAGCGCCCGGACTCGTCAGCGGCACGGACCGACAGCGCCGATGGCCCAGGCTCGACCACCGACAGCGAGAAGAGCTCCGGCTCGAACCCGAAGGACGAGTTGTAG
- the LOC119322333 gene encoding uncharacterized protein LOC119322333, with product MRTQRAGSDRAPPSNPLPPPPSPPPMPAVGARRSTRAFLPRAHKQAPRPPEPARVTRAAKRLAVSSRRHSHPHSHWLGWERAAADVSDDEDDDEGPKPRTPPREPSPEPPMSPRSFGAVYRRKRRQRPPAEAEPEYFGHGHGGRSGRRFGIVFTRKHKRPKLAPFSPGGGDILCSSSREFASRAGLLEEAHFPDGAASGRSAVLVVLMDASSPGSSSRFSRLLLPMLLWLRRRQRSHVRSLASFLLASPAVAPAFASHGVHFIRLQRQRASALLQRPTVVNCGWCELRGADPSRQPVLSLNFSALPLYFQGLHSVMALRFIYMPAVIRRAMGLVGGAEEGSYSRDHLVVDSGGSPSTGDATPAAGSSYGAVQDYVPLEQAPGVVLHGLRLKKHQRKRSSMRHPLSRRRRLTVRFSDKEFGVKEGAATSQAELQKTPLTGGPEVSEEPVQPKPAMEISLDLLENMDDSDVSTPMGPSGKQKRSFFKSPVDRTSERLALSEVRQNIDTFRCKANLLIIQADRCWREEGAEVMLELSNSNGWCVAVKLHGVTRVSLKPSEQRFYVVNRHTHAYVWAVEDGWKLEFPDKWDWLLFKELHIEGRERNSQGKIIPIPGVHEVSDGMGGTVADPFSRPVPDYIRTADDEVTRALSRDSAYDMDSEDEEWLIQLKHGASDRRRTRLSQISYEDFEKLITVFEKDAYNNPEEANDVDQLLSRHPALGMGDNVLAIYEYWINKRDKKGTPLLRIFQGAPAVRRGRLSQKSSVKKKRSVKRPQRSQPGRGKPGFFLQGGEGEALQRVVEADRAAKQAVEKAVQLRSRAQALMERANLAAYKSVMAVRMAEAASVSNKCRDFVWRSLD from the exons ATGAGGACGCAGCGCGCCGGATCTGACCGCGCACCGCCTTCTAATCCCCTCCCCCCACCGCCGTCGCCACCGCCCATGCCGGCCGTCGGGGCGCGGCGCTCCACGCGGGCCTTCCTGCCCCGGGCGCACAAGCAGGCCCCGCGCCCGCCGGAGCCCGCCAGGGTCACGCGCGCCGCCAAGCGCCTCGCCGTCTCCTCCCGCCGCCACTCCCACCCCCACTCCCACTGGCTCGGGTGGGAGCGCGCCGCCGCCGACGTcagcgacgacgaggatgacgacgagggcCCCAAGCCGCGCACGCCGCCGCGTGAGCCCTCGCCCGAGCCGCCCATGTCGCCCAGGTCCTTCGGGGCCGTGTACAGGCGCAAGCGCCGCCAGAGGCCGCCGGCCGAGGCCGAGCCGGAGTACTtcggccacggccacggcggcCGCAGCGGCAGGAGGTTCGGGATAGTCTTCACCAGGAAGCACAAGCGGCCAAAGCTCGCCCCTTTCAGCCCCGGCGGCGGCGACATCCTCTGCTCCTCGTCCAGGGAGTTCGCTTCAAGGGCCGGGCTCCTCGAAGAGGCTCATTTTCCGGATGGCGCTGCCAGCGGTCGCAGTGCCGTGCTCGTCGTCCTCATGGACGCGTCCTCCCCCGGCAGCTCGAGCCGGTTCTCGCGCTTGCTCCTGCCCATGCTGCTGTGGCTGCGCCGGCGCCAGCGGAGCCATGTCCGGAGCCTGGCCTCctttcttctggcctcaccggctgTCGCCCCTGCGTTTGCGTCGCACGGGGTGCACTTCATCAGGCTCCAGCGCCAGAGAGCC AGTGCATTGTTGCAGAGGCCTACGGTGGTGAACTGCGGGTGGTGCGAGCTCCGTGGTGCCGACCCGTCCCGGCAGCCAGTGTTGTCGCTCAACTTCTCGGCGCTTCCTTTGTACTTCCAGGGCTTGCATTCCGTGATGGCTCTTCGTTTCATATATATGCCAGCCGTGATTCGCCGGGCCATGGGTTTGGTTGGAGGAGCTGAAGAAGGATCGTATTCTCGAGATCATCTGGTGGTGGATTCTGGCGGTTCTCCCAGCACCGGGGACGCCACACCTGCTGCTGGATCTTCTTACGGAGCGGTTCAGGATTACGTGCCCCTTGAGCAAGCTCCGGGAGTAGTGCTGCATGGTCTGAGGCTGAAGAAGCACCAGAGGAAGCGAAGCTCGATGAGGCACCCCCTGAGCCGGCGCCGCCGTCTCACAGTGAGATTTTCTGACAAGGAATTTGGAGTGAAGGAGGGTGCCGCGACCTCTCAGGCGGAACTGCAAAAGACACCATTGACTGGCGGCCCTGAGGTTTCCGAGGAACCTGTCCAGCCCAAGCCAGCAATGGAAATTTCTCTTGACCTGCTTGAGAACATGGATGACAGCGATGTCTCGACGCCCATGGGACCAAGCGGGAAGCAGAAGAGGTCTTTTTTCAAAAGCCCCGTTGATCGCACGAGTGAAAGGCTGGCTCTGTCCGAGGTTAGACAGAATATAGACACCTTCCGCTGCAAAGCAAACCTCTTGATTATTCAGGCTGATAGGTGCTGGAGGGAAGAGGGAGCTGAGGTTATGCTGGAACTGTCAAACTCCAACGGGTGGTGCGTGGCCGTAAAGTTACATGGTGTCACCAGAGTCTCCCTTAAGCCTTCAGAGCAGAGGTTCTATGTCGTCAACCGCCACACCCATGCCTACGTCTGGGCGGTCGAAGATGGATGGAAGCTCGAGTTCCCCGACAAATGGGACTGGCTTTTGTTCAAAGAACTGCATATCGAGGGACGGGAGCGCAATTCTCAGGGAAAGATTATCCCGATTCCAGGTGTGCATGAGGTCTCCGATGGCATGGGAGGGACTGTAGCAGATCCATTCTCACGCCCTGTGCCAGACTACATCAGAACGGCGGATGATGAGGTTACGCGGGCCCTCTCGAGAGATTCAGCTTATGACATGGACTCGGAGGATGAAGAGTGGCTCATTCAGCTGAAGCACGGGGCCTCCGATAGAAGACGCACCCGCCTGAGCCAGATTTCCTACGAAGATTTTGAGAAATTAATAACCGTGTTCGAGAAGGACGCCTACAATAATCCCGAGGAAGCCAATGATGTGGACCAGCTTCTCTCCAGGCATCCTGCTTTAGGCATGGGTGACAATGTCCTTGCCATATATGAATACTGGATTAATAAGAGAGATAAGAAAGGCACACCTCTGCTTAGGATATTTCAG GGTGCACCTGCTGTAAGGCGAGGACGGCTGTCGCAGAAATCTTCTGTAAAAAAGAAGAGATCTGTGAAGAGACCACAGAGAAGCCAACCTGGCCGAGGAAAGCCCGGGTTCTTCTTGCAAG GTGGCGAAGGGGAGGCCTTGCAGAGGGTGGTGGAGGCCGACCGCGCGGCGAAGCAGGCCGTGGAGAAGGCGGTCCAGCTGCGCAGCAGGGCCCAGGCCCTCATGGAGAGGGCCAACCTGGCGGCGTACAAGTCGGTGATGGCGGTGAGGATGGCGGAGGCCGCGAGCGTGTCTAACAAGTGCCGGGATTTCGTATGGAGGAGCCTCGACTAG